GCGTCAGGTGCTGAGAGGCCTTTTGCCAGATTGCCGCACGTAAACCGGCAGGAACCATCACGCTGTCGATACCGCGCAGCGTGATGCCGCGCAAAATAAACGGCGCGACGCTGGCCGGGAAATCCAGCCCCTGCGCCATGCCGCAGGCGGCGACGATGCCGGCGTAACGGGTGGTGGCGCAGGCGTTCATCAGCGTGTGGCTTCCCACGGTGTCGATGACGGCGGCCCAGCGCTCTTTCTGCAACGGTTTACCCGGCTGGCTCAGCGTTTCGCGATCGACCAGTTCTGCGGCGCCCAGCGCCTGCAGCAGCGCACCGCTGCGCTCCGGCCGGCCGGTTGAGGCGCTGACCTGATAACCCAGGCCGGACAGAATGGCTACGGCGCAGCTGCCGACGCCGCCGCTGGCCCCGGTGACCAGCACCGCGCCGTCAGCAGGCTTCACGCCGTGCCACAGCAGGGCGTCAACGCAGAGCATGGCGGTAAAGCCCGCCGTGCCGATCGCCATCACCTGGTGGCTGTCAGCGCCCTCAGGGATCGGCGTCAGCCATTCACTTTTGACCCGCGCCTGCTGCGCCAGGCCCCCCCAGTGACGCTCCCCGACGCCCCAGCCGGTCAGCAGCACCTTATCCCCGGCCCGGTAAGCCGGGCTGCTGCTGGCCAGCACGTTGCCCGCGAGGTCAATACCCGGCACCATCGGAAAACTGCGCACGATCGGGCCGCGCCCGGTAATCGCCATGGCATCTTTGTAATTAATGGAGGAGTAATCAACCTGAACGGTCACCTCGCCGGCAGGCAGATCGGCAGCGCTGACGTCGGTCAGCTCCGCACTGTAATGGTCGTTATCGTGGCGTATCAGAATGGCTTTGAACACAGAATCTCCTTATCAGAGCAGCAGGCCGTCCGTTTACCAGCCTGCGGCATCAACGAACGCTCGCCCGCCAGAGAACAGCGGGCGTCAGGCGTCGTAGTGTAGAAGCAGTACCGATGCCCTGACAAGGCTTAACGCAGCACCAGCACGGAGCGGTTATCTTCAATATCCACTGCAGGGAGTAAACGGAACCAATAACCACTGTGGTGAGGATCCGGAGACTATCCACTGTAGTGAGTAACTGGCGTGAGAAGGCAATCGCCAGCTACTGAGGCGAATCATTCATATCTTCTCAGGGAAGACACTGCCGTTTGTGGATAACATCCACTAAGGTGAGATGCCGATCGCATTTCAACAGACAACTATCCACTATGAAGAGTGTAAATGTGATTTGAAGGGGATAACATCCACTGTAGAGAGGTCATCAGACACAGGATTTACCCTTATCCACTGTAGTGAGATTCTGCTTACTGTTTTCAGCCATAAACATCCACTGTAATGAGTAAATGCTGAGGTTTCAGACGGTGGTGATCCTCCCGGATGAGAACAGGTGCCCATGTGACCCGGTCACTATCCACTGTGGTGAGCGTATATTGTGGATTTTAGCAGCGGAAATCCACTGTTGTGAGAAGAGTCGCTCTGTTTCCGATCGGTCATCCACTGTGGTCAGAACGGTCAGAACATTCAGTCCGGCTATCCACTGTAGTGAGAACCCCCTGGTTAGCTGTCCGCCTGGTAACCACTGTAGTAAGAAATCACTGACGTTGCATCAGCCAACTCTCTCTCCGGACAGGTTTTCTGGCTCAGCAGCCCTATCCACTGGAGTAAGAAATATCCACTGTGGAGAGACAATCCGCTTACATCAGACCTTCGGCAAACGCGAGATCTTCACTGACAACCATAGAGTTAGTGAATGCTAACATATTGTATATCAGGGTGTTGCAGGTTAGTGGTTACCAGGGTTCTGACCTTACTCAGCGAAAAATCGCTGATGGGGGGTTACCCTCTACAGTGGATATTTTACGAAATAATTCGCCGGAAGCTCTCTGTAGTGGATATTTTGCGAATTTCTCTGACCACAGTGGTTAACGGCAGCCGCGCCATTCAGCAGAGCAGTATCCATGGCCAGCCATAGCAGGCTGCACTTCTCTCCCTGCAGCGGTTGCCCGTGGCAGGCAGGCCGGACCGGCCTGAGGACGATGCCCTTCCCCTTCCGCGCAGAAGTGAATGCCGCCCGTTACGTCCCTCGTTTTTCTGGCAAGCCGCTATCCACTGTAGTGAGAAAGAACTGACTACAGTGGTTACTGCTGGTTATGACAGGGGGTGTTAACGGGACTGACATGAGGGGAACGATGACAGCACCTGAACAGTGGTGCTGCAATAAGCGAGTGAAGAATGCAGACGGAGAACAACCGGAAGATACATACAACCACTGTAGAGAGATACTGCTTACTACAGTGGTTAATATCGCGCTTAACGCTATCTGACAGGATAAAAGATAAACAAATGTGCTCACTACAGCGGATACTAAGCCTGTTGCTGCTCACTACAGTGGTTACTTCATCTTTCCGCTGCGGATCTTCTCCAGCAGTTCCTGCTCTTCACGCGAAAGCAGCACCAGCTCTCCCTCCGGCTCCGGCTCGATGGCATCCAGCCCTTCATCAAAGTCGTCACCCGGCAGATCCGGCAGGCTGAGCGGAATATCCGCCGGCTTCAGCTTGGGCCGCCGGTAGTGGATAATGAAGTAGACCGAGCGCCCACGCTTTATCTCAGTGTAATCAAGATAGCCAATCTCACGCAGCTGCTCCATCGCCTTTCTGACGGTGGCGTTCTGGGTGATGGTTCGCGAGGTCAGATTAAGCCGCGCGCGCAGCCGTGACATCGAGATCGGCGCAGGTGAAGGCGGCAGGCTTTCAATGAAGGTGTACAGCGCCTGCGCCGACTCCTTACGGGACAGTTCGTTAATCGCTCTCAGCTGCAGTAACACCTTTTTATCGAACTGATAGAGTTCGAAGATTTTGGGGTCGGCCTGCAGGGTCACCGTGTCGGATTTGGTGCTGTATTTAGCCGACTGCACCAGGTGCGTGATGTAATACTCCCCTTCTTTGCTGCTGAAGGCGATGGTGTTGGTGGCGATACGGGTCAGAGACGCGTCCAGACGGCTCCTGAGCTTCGCAGAGGACCTCACTGAGGGGAACCCACAGAGTTTGGCAAAATCGACGAAAGGCAGCGTTACGCTGTCTCCCAGCACCTTGTAGCGGGCGAAGGCATGAATGATCCCCACCCAGGTTTTGAAGTCGTTATCCATATCCAGGCGGGCGCCGGTGATCTTGATATTCTCATAGCCTTCTGACTTCACGATCGACAGCTGTTTCAGCTCATCGGTGACGTCCATCGTCGCCATCTGATTTTTTCTGCCGCGCGCCGTGGATTTCAGGGTAGGAACGAACAACCCCAACCGCATCAGTGCCACCGGCTGAACGGTGTTATTGCTGTTTGGCGTCAGGGTAACAACCTCACCCGTTCTTTTGTCTGTCTCACTGAAAGCTTCAGCTATCATCTTGTTTTCAGGTTCTTTTTTTGTCATTTCCAGGTTTCCCTTAACTCACAAGCACGCGTCGCCGTTACTGAATACAGTGGATAGTAGCACTCACTATAGCGGATAGGCTACTCACTACAGCGGTTAATCTGCTCTCCTCAGTGGTTAATTTACTCTTCACAGTGGTTAACGATCCCCTCTGAGGGCAGGCAGCACGGGGCTTGCGGCGATCGGGGATCTTTATGGGTCTTTCAGGAACTTAAAAGGATCTGTTATTGGATCGTATCGGTGAATAAAAACGGTTATCCGATCCACTAAAAATGGGGATATCTCTGAATAACTTATCTCAGGATCGTAACTGCACGCTGAACATCCCCGACAGATCCGGTCTGGCCGGCATTTCACCCCGGAAAAGTTAATCACAGAGCAATACCCCGCCCGCTCACTACAGTGGTTAAACAGCACTCACCAGCGTGGTTATCAGTGCTCTCTACAGCGGTTATATTACTCTTTACAGCGGTTGGTTTACTCTCTTTAGTGGATAGTAACAGGCCTCCAGACCAGGCGTGACAAGGCCTGAGAGGGTGCGGGGATCTCTTTAGGATCTTATCAGGATCTCTCTGGGATCGAATAATTGGATCTGATCGGTGAATAACGGGGATAAATCCCTGAGGATATTTCAGACACCGTATCGACATCACCCTTCGGTCATCAGCACGATGCAGACCTGATAACGTCATCTTTATCCGGCTCAGTGCACTATTTATGAACAAAATCATGTTGCAATTATTACTGATATGCAGGATTATTGATTTTAAGATGATATGCTACATAAATGGAGTCAATGATGAATAGCGATCCGCATCAGACTGACAAGATTGCCCAGCGCGCAGGAAAGATGCTCACGTCACTGACCGAGCACATTCAGGCACAGAAGGAAGAGCTGCGTGAAAACGAGTACTTTCAGGTTTATGCCAAAGCGGCGCTCGCTAAGTTGCCTAAACTGACCCGTGCCAATGTTGATTACGCGGTCAGCGAAATGGAAGAGAACGGTTACGCCTTTGATAAACGCGCCGCCGGATCGTCCTCCAAATATGCGATGACCATCCAGAACATCGTTGATATCTACCATCACCGCGGCGTTCCTAAGTATCGCGATCGCCATGATGAAGCCCTGACCGTGTTTGTCGGTAATCTGAAAGGGGGCGTATCTAAAACGGTCTCCACCGTCTCTCTGGCTCACGCCATGCGCGCGCACCCTCACCTGCTGTTTGAAGATCTGCGCATACTGGTGATCGACCTCGATCCCCAGTCATCCGCTACGATGTTCCTTAACCACACAAGAGCTGTGGGTATGGTGGAAACCACATCGGCGCAGGCAATGCTACAGAACGTGACGCGTGAAGAGTTGCTGGAAGAGTTTATCGTCTCATCGGTGGTACCCGGCGTTGATGTATTACCCGCGTCAATTGATGATGCCTTCATCGCATCAGGCTGGGAGGTGCTGTGCAGTGAACATCTGCCGGGCCAGAATCCTCACGCCGTACTGCGTGAAAATATCATTGATAAACTGAAGTCAGATTACGACTTTATTTTTGTCGACAGCGGCCCGCATCTGGATGCTTTTCTTAAGAACGCCATTGCCGCAGCCGATCTGCTGATGACGCCGGTTCCACCCGCGCAGGTCGACTTCCACTCAACGCTTAAGTATCTGACCCGTTTACCTGAGCTGATCAGCATCATCGAGTCTTCGGGCTGCCACTGCCGCCTGCTGGGCAATATCGGCTTTATGTCCAAGCTGTCGAATAAGCCCGATCACAAAGTCTGTCACAGCCTGGCCAAGGAGATTTTCGGCGGCGATATGCTGGACGCCGCCCTGCCCCGTCTGGATGGCTTTGAGCGCTGTGGTGAATCCTTCGACACGGTGATCTCAGCGAATCCGTCGACCTACGTTGGCAGCAGTGAGGCATTGAAGAACGCACGCGCCGCGGCAGAAGATTTTGCCAAAGCGGTTTTTGACCGTATCGAATTTATCCGTATTAACTGAGGCACCGGTACCCATGAAAAGAACCACTATCGGACGCACCTTTAATGCGCCAGTACTGAACAGTGAAGCGGCCTCTGAACCGTTCAAACAGGTCTTTACGCTCTCTTCAGGCAAGAAGGCGATATTCAGCCGCGTTACCCTGAGTGCTGACGAGGTGGCGTCACAGACCTACGTCGTGCAGGAGAACAACGGTCGCGATCAGGCGGGTTTGACGCCGGAGTCGCTGAAAGATATTACCCGCACCCTGAGCCTGCAGCAGTTCTTTCCGGCGATCGGCGTCCGCCGGGCAGACGGCAGAATTGAAGTGCTTGACGGTTCACGACGCCGCGCCGCCGCGCTGCTGACCGGTGCAGGTCTTGACGTTCTGGTGACCGACTCTGCGGTCAGCGCTGCGGAAGCCCGCACGCTGGCCCAGGAAATTCAGACCGCCCGCGAACATAACATCCGCGAGATTGGCCTGCGCCTGATGGCGCTGCGCGACAGCGGCCTTTCGCAGAAGGATATTGCCGAAGATGAGAATATGTCTCAGGCGAAAGTCACCCGTGCGCTGCAGGCCGCCAGCGTGTCAGCAGAGCTGCTGGCGCTGTTCCCGGTTCAGTCCGAGCTGACCTACGGCGACTACAGGACGCTGCTGACCGCGCAGGAGCTGCTGCAGGAGAAACAGATTGCCTTATCCCACCTGACGGACAGCATCAGCGAGTCCGTGTCTGCCATTCGCGATCAGGCATCGCTGGCAGAAGATGAGATAAAAAACAAAATCGTCGCTGAAGTTCGCAAAGAGGCCGCGCTGATTGTCCAGCCGGTAGCCGGAGAGAAGGTCGTCACCACGCCGCTGTGGCAGTTTCCGGACAAAAACCGCTATGCGCGTAAAAAGAGTCGCGGACGCGCGTTCAGCTATGAGTTCAACCGGCTGCCCGCCGAACTGCAGGATGCTATCGATGGCGCGATTGCAAACGTGCTGGCCAGACATCTGAAATAAGTTCTCCTCTCCCGGCGATTTTCGTCGCTAACTGCATGAAATAAAGTGCTTTTACGTGGGGATTTCACGATGAAATCTCCACTATTTCACTCCTGCCGATGCTGAGTTTCATCCTGCCCCCTGGCGACCGTCAACATGCGTAATAACATGTACCCTGTACCCTGTACCCTGTACCCTGTACCCTGACCCAAAGACCCGATACACACGAAGAGATTCGGGTACACTGATATCATCAGATAACCCGGAATAAACCGGGTGTTACTTCGACAAACTTTTTTCAGGACCATCGATGATGAATGTATCAGGCCAGGTTTCGCGGATGACGCTTTACCGCAGTATGGAGGACTATTTCTTTTCCTCGGTCAGTCAGCAAACTTACTCTCTGGGTAATACGGCATCGGCTTATCTCACTGGCGTTGACGCTGGCAGCCTGAATCTGCTGATTGTGAAGCAGCGGGATCCTGAAACAGAATCCATTATCAAAGAAGGCATGCGGTTATTTGACGCTGCAGGTGTGCCGTTCTCCGTGGTGCTGCCCGATAATGATCCTGACAGGATCGGGCATTCGCTCAGAGAGCTGGGTCTGAGCGTCGCCTGGAAATCTTCACCGATGCAGCTGACGATGAAGGCGTTAACGACGCAAAAGCCACGCAGCGATGATTATCACATCTGTGCTACTGATTACCGTCTCGAGGACTGGGGAGCACCGCTGACAAGTGCGTTCGAAACGGATGACAGAGTCATGCTGCAGTATCGGATAAGACATCAGCATGCCGTTGAGGCCGGCCGGCAGCTGCGCCATTTTTCTCTTTTTGTCGCAGACCGGGCAGTCTGTTCGCTGACGTTATCCATGCAAAGCGGGGTTTCACGTTTAGATGACGTCGGGACCCGGAGCACGTTGCAGGGAAGAGGCTACGCCAGCGCTCTAATTCGCCATGCACTGGAATACGCCAGATCTCAGAACGTTGAGACGTGTTTCCTTGAGGCCTCAGAGGCAGGTGTTTCCATCTATAAGAGACTCGGATTTACGCTACTCGGCAGCAGTGTCGCTTTTCAGCGTGAATGACCGTACCTGATGAGCGTGAAAGCGTCATTTCCGCTGTAGGGTGGAAGTACTTATACGCTGTAAAGAGGACAGCCTGACGAATGAGGAAGGCATCTTTTATTACGGATAATGCATGCCCTTAGCCCTGCAACGTTCCCCCACAGGCGTTTAGGGATAAGCCCGTGCCACAGGCAAGTGGACATGAAACACCCCTGTGAAACTCCTTGAGTTCTCCAGTTAAGTTTTATTGTTAACTTATTGAAATATAATGACTTTGATATGAATGCCAGAGGGATTTCACCGTGAAATCTCCATGGGATCAGCATCGTTCTGTGGCAAGGGCTTAGCGGATGGGAAGAGGGTGAGAGTACAAAAAAACAGAAGAGAGCGTGATGCAAGCGTTGAGTGAGAAGTAAACCAGCCGGCGATATCCCCTGCCTGAAAAATAAGAGGCAGGACAGGGAATATGACCGGCTGGCTTAGGAAACGACTACGCGCACAGTTCGTTCCAGTAACAGCAGCGCAGAAGGTGCCTCAATGAGCGACACCGGTGTTCTGAGTTGACCATTTGTCCTCCTGTTCAGCGGCGGGCAACATCCCGACGCGGTCTTACCGCAATATCGGTAATCTGTGTATCCTCGGTGGCGTTGACCACCAGGCGAACGGCGGCAGCGACCGACCCGGGCGTGCTGTACGCCAGCGGATCGAT
This window of the Erwinia sp. E602 genome carries:
- a CDS encoding MDR family oxidoreductase, translating into MFKAILIRHDNDHYSAELTDVSAADLPAGEVTVQVDYSSINYKDAMAITGRGPIVRSFPMVPGIDLAGNVLASSSPAYRAGDKVLLTGWGVGERHWGGLAQQARVKSEWLTPIPEGADSHQVMAIGTAGFTAMLCVDALLWHGVKPADGAVLVTGASGGVGSCAVAILSGLGYQVSASTGRPERSGALLQALGAAELVDRETLSQPGKPLQKERWAAVIDTVGSHTLMNACATTRYAGIVAACGMAQGLDFPASVAPFILRGITLRGIDSVMVPAGLRAAIWQKASQHLTRGVLEKLTETVPLDKAVAAASRLLDGQSHGRIVVDCR
- a CDS encoding GNAT family N-acetyltransferase, whose product is MMNVSGQVSRMTLYRSMEDYFFSSVSQQTYSLGNTASAYLTGVDAGSLNLLIVKQRDPETESIIKEGMRLFDAAGVPFSVVLPDNDPDRIGHSLRELGLSVAWKSSPMQLTMKALTTQKPRSDDYHICATDYRLEDWGAPLTSAFETDDRVMLQYRIRHQHAVEAGRQLRHFSLFVADRAVCSLTLSMQSGVSRLDDVGTRSTLQGRGYASALIRHALEYARSQNVETCFLEASEAGVSIYKRLGFTLLGSSVAFQRE
- a CDS encoding AAA family ATPase, which produces MNSDPHQTDKIAQRAGKMLTSLTEHIQAQKEELRENEYFQVYAKAALAKLPKLTRANVDYAVSEMEENGYAFDKRAAGSSSKYAMTIQNIVDIYHHRGVPKYRDRHDEALTVFVGNLKGGVSKTVSTVSLAHAMRAHPHLLFEDLRILVIDLDPQSSATMFLNHTRAVGMVETTSAQAMLQNVTREELLEEFIVSSVVPGVDVLPASIDDAFIASGWEVLCSEHLPGQNPHAVLRENIIDKLKSDYDFIFVDSGPHLDAFLKNAIAAADLLMTPVPPAQVDFHSTLKYLTRLPELISIIESSGCHCRLLGNIGFMSKLSNKPDHKVCHSLAKEIFGGDMLDAALPRLDGFERCGESFDTVISANPSTYVGSSEALKNARAAAEDFAKAVFDRIEFIRIN
- a CDS encoding ParB family protein, translated to MKRTTIGRTFNAPVLNSEAASEPFKQVFTLSSGKKAIFSRVTLSADEVASQTYVVQENNGRDQAGLTPESLKDITRTLSLQQFFPAIGVRRADGRIEVLDGSRRRAAALLTGAGLDVLVTDSAVSAAEARTLAQEIQTAREHNIREIGLRLMALRDSGLSQKDIAEDENMSQAKVTRALQAASVSAELLALFPVQSELTYGDYRTLLTAQELLQEKQIALSHLTDSISESVSAIRDQASLAEDEIKNKIVAEVRKEAALIVQPVAGEKVVTTPLWQFPDKNRYARKKSRGRAFSYEFNRLPAELQDAIDGAIANVLARHLK
- a CDS encoding replication initiation protein — translated: MTKKEPENKMIAEAFSETDKRTGEVVTLTPNSNNTVQPVALMRLGLFVPTLKSTARGRKNQMATMDVTDELKQLSIVKSEGYENIKITGARLDMDNDFKTWVGIIHAFARYKVLGDSVTLPFVDFAKLCGFPSVRSSAKLRSRLDASLTRIATNTIAFSSKEGEYYITHLVQSAKYSTKSDTVTLQADPKIFELYQFDKKVLLQLRAINELSRKESAQALYTFIESLPPSPAPISMSRLRARLNLTSRTITQNATVRKAMEQLREIGYLDYTEIKRGRSVYFIIHYRRPKLKPADIPLSLPDLPGDDFDEGLDAIEPEPEGELVLLSREEQELLEKIRSGKMK